The Ooceraea biroi isolate clonal line C1 chromosome 1, Obir_v5.4, whole genome shotgun sequence genome has a window encoding:
- the LOC105277799 gene encoding phospholipase DDHD1, translating into MSANNLSEIEPFNKTPMEQESCQDHDDHVIIEGNLKINADINTEIETATHAEPLTPEEIRWFYKDGVDKRWNEFCGYDSLRIEKIYQERQCLLGQSNNETNNLPPAEKIVVRGGMYDVEIDNMKCVSIYWPGEEWEIMRGTWYYDNSWIPLETEHSKVIEEIHLKLFQKEDNNQSSSTCDTNAPQSCKVLHTEQFPEFHVDWHSISDMTLYSEYTPTKLMRSVTSKLGFAKTTGYRLRRSYKALASMEDKPRDIDHIVFVVHGIGQKRDTGKIIRNTTCFRDCVDWLKQKYFPNSKHRVEFFAVEWRSSLKLDGDIVEAITPYSVLSIRHLLNTSAMDILYYTSPLYGAEVRAGLQKELNRLYFMFASRHPGWQGKVSILAHSLGCVIVYDIVTGWMGPDTRLPSPQAQEILLQGLQFPIENLFCLGSPLSVFLALRTRTPSNRLDVMPQGLCKRFYNIFHWSDPVAYRMEPLLERGYSKIEPVLIPPYGGVDGQQMPQSPSLSNVDPTLPPTENDDKDDKDDKDDKDDSPGDAPNRNAEKGWSLWDLVRGGWNVREGPSSPTPDSNPPIRPGQELAQRLDYVLRAIGLGRNYLYTVAAHTAYWSNYDVAYFVLTRLFPTLET; encoded by the exons ATGTCAGCCAATAATCTCAGCGAAATCGAGCCGTTCAATAAGACGCCTATGGAGCAAGAATCCTGCCAAG ATCACGATGATCACGTAATCATAGAAGGAAATCTAAAGATCAATGCCGACATCAATACGGAGATTGAAACAGCAACTCATGCGGAACCTTTGACCCCGGAAGAAATTCGATGGTTTTACAAAGACGGTGTCGACAAAAGGTGGAACGAATTCTGCGGATATGACAGCCTAAGAATCGAAAAGATTTATCAAGAACGTCAATGTTTACTCGGCCAAAGTAACAATGAGACGAACAATCTGCCGCCTGCTGAGAAAATCGTGGTCAGAGGAGGCATGTACGACGTTGAGATTGACAACATGAAATGTGTCTCAATTTATTGGCCAG GCGAAGAATGGGAAATCATGAGGGGTACGTGGTATTACGATAACAGTTGGATACCTTTGGAAACGGAACATTCCAAAGTGATAGAAGAGATTCATCTTAAGTTATTCCAAAAGGAAGACAACAATCAAAGTAGCTCTACGTGTGATACAAATGCGCCGCAGTCTTGCAAAG tattacATACCGAACAATTCCCGGAATTTCACGTTGATTGGCACTCGATTAGTGACATGACGTTGTATAGCGAATACACACCCACGAAATTAATGCGTagtgtcacatcaaaactGGGTTTCGCTAAAA CAACAGGCTACCGATTGAGAAGGAGCTACAAAGCACTTGCGAGTATGGAAGACAAACCGCGCGATATCGATCACATTGTATTTGTTGTTCATGGTATAGGACAAAAAAGAGATACAGGAAAAATTATACGTAATACTACATG TTTCAGAGACTGCGTGGATTGGCTTAAGCAGAAATATTTCCCGAATTCCAAACATAGAGTGGAATTCTTTGCAGTCGAATGGCGGTCATCATTAAAGCTGGACGGAG ACATAGTGGAAGCCATTACGCCTTATAGTGTACTGAGTATACGTCACCTGCTGAATACATCAGCgatggatattttatattatacaagtcCGCTCTATGGCGCTGAGGTCAGAGCCGGCTTACAAAAGGAGTTGAACAGACTGTACTTCATGTTCGCGAGTCGGCATCCTGGTTGGCAAGGGAAGGTATCAATCTTGGCGCATTCCCTGGGCTGCGTGATCGTCTATGACATAGTTACCGGTTGGATGGGACCTGATACACGACTCCCGTCCCCGCAGGCACAAGAGATCTTATTGCAGGGGCTACAGTTTCCC ATTGAAAACCTATTTTGCCTGGGTTCGCCGCTGTCGGTATTCCTAGCgttacgcacacgcacgccaTCCAATAGATTAGATGTGATGCCGCAAGGCTTGTGCAAGAGATTCTACAATATATTTCACTGGTCTGATCCAGTGGCTTACCGAATGGAGCCACTGCTGGAAAGGGGCTACAGTAAAATCGAGCCGGTTCTCATACCGCCATATGGAGGCGTTGACGGCCAGCAGATGCCGCAGTCGCCCTCGTTAAGTAACGTCGATCCAACTCTACCGCCTACAG AAAACGATGATAAAGATGATAAAGATGATAAAGATGATAAAGATGATAGTCCGGGGGATGCACCGAACCGTAATGCGGAGAAGGGATGGAGTCTTTGGGATCTAGTGCGAGGTGGTTGGAATGTTAGAGAAGGTCCGTCTTCGCCGACGCCTGACTCAAATCCACCAATCCGTCCAGGTCAAG AATTAGCGCAACGATTGGATTACGTGCTACGCGCAATCGGCTTAGgaagaaattatttgtatacGGTGGCAGCGCACACGGCATATTGGAGCAACTACGACGTCGCTTATTTCGTATTAACGCGGCTCTTCCCAACACTGGAAACGTGA